A genomic window from Silurus meridionalis isolate SWU-2019-XX chromosome 21, ASM1480568v1, whole genome shotgun sequence includes:
- the LOC124375427 gene encoding LOW QUALITY PROTEIN: kelch-like protein 34 (The sequence of the model RefSeq protein was modified relative to this genomic sequence to represent the inferred CDS: inserted 1 base in 1 codon), producing MSYFLMLSKSHGEGLLSRYQSLRQDGRMCDIILEAEGKEFPAHRTLLACSSDYFWSLFQEHTLESKAQTVCLPAVSSTGLELVLDFIYTSWISLSSSNLEDTLEASCYLQVTHALDLCTEYISNSLTLDNCCFFANVAGRYSLSEALAITNSFIARHMAGLLGPNGDRSGLLELNLDSFREVLGSDKIPGVKETALLQLALDWISCNTLPALESNSLLSRIRFGLVPPEDLNQLRSHNPPLRTPFIYSLIEKALHYHLQVPLQPLNQSVHTSLRASTNMVLLVGGGVEADRPQTQIQSYNPDSKMLQMLPVNMAKKLQHQGVCVVGNFLFVLGGEVVEVDGENEKMAVMTVSDQVWRYDPRFQHWEEMEPLLQKRAQFSCCVVEGVIYAIGGRGQREEPTLSSVEKYNMYAGCWRSGVSLPYTVHGQACATIGKGIYISGGIHGSQTESSKEVLFLNTCDNDVWVRRSAMSIARFGHQMAAVKGKLYAFLGMYEPFCDIESYDPKENQWTRLKPLLQDRFCYGLTVTPGGCVLMFGGRQWRDGQEVCIXDVLEYDPEYDSWRKVYKLPQPLCGTQCVQMSLQELIET from the exons ATGAGTTACTTTCTTATGCTCAGCAAGTCTCACGGCGAAGGGCTGCTCTCTCGATACCAGAGCTTGAGGCAAGATGGTCGAATGTGCGACATCATCCTGGAAGCTGAAGGCAAGGAGTTCCCAGCTCACCGCACCTTGCTAGCCTGCTCCAGTGACTACTTTTGGTCACTATTCCAAGAGCACACCTTGGAGTCCAAGGCTCAAACGGTCTGTCTACCAGCTGTGTCCTCAACTGGCCTCGAACTGGTGTTGGACTTCATTTATACCTCATGGATCTCACTATCTTCCTCCAATTTGGAGGACACACTGGAAGCTTCCTGCTACCTGCAGGTTACCCATGCTTTGGATCTCTGCACTGAGTACATCTCGAATAGCCTCACTTTGGATAACTGCTGCTTTTTTGCCAATGTGGCTGGCCGGTACAGCCTCTCAGAAGCACTTGCCATCACTAATAGTTTTATTGCAAGACACATGGCAGGACTCCTGGGTCCCAATGGGGACAGATCTGGACTGCTAGAGCTAAATCTTGACTCTTTTCGAGAGGTGTTGGGATCAGACAAGATACCAGGGGTTAAGGAGACAGCATTGCTACAGCTTGCTCTGGATTGGATATCTTGCAACACTTTACCTGCTTTGGAAAGTAACTCTTTACTCAGTCGTATACGATTTGGCCTGGTGCCTCCTGAAGATCTTAACCAGCTGCGTTCTCATAACCCACCCCTACGCACTCCTTTTATCTACAGCTTGATAGAGAAAGCCTTGCATTACCACCTGCAGGTCCCTCTCCAACCTCTAAATCAGAGTGTCCATACAAGTTTGAGGGCCTCAACTAACATGGTGCTCCTGGTGGGAGGAGGTGTAGAAGCAGACCGACCACAGACCCAAATACAGAGCTACAATCCAGACAGCAAGATGTTGCAAATGTTGCCCGTTAACATGGCGAAAAAGCTCCAGCATCAAGGAGTATGTGTGGTAGGAAACTTCCTCTTTGTGCTTGGAGGAGAGGTTGTGGAAGTGGATGGGGAGAATGAGAAGATGGCAGTAATGACGGTGTCTGACCAAGTGTGGCGCTACGACCCTCGGTTTCAACACTGGGAGGAGATGGAGCCACTCTTACAAAAAAGGGCACAGTTCTCCTGCTGTGTGGTGGAGGGTGTAATCTATGCCATAGGAGGACGAGGCCAGCGAGAAGAGCCCACCCTTTCCTCAGTTGAGAAGTACAACATGTATGCAGGGTGCTGGAGAAGTGGTGTGTCTTTACCTTACACTGTCCATGGACAAGCTTGTGCCACAATTGGTAAAGGTATATACATCTCTGGTGGCATCCATGGCAGCCAAACTGAAAGTAGCAAGGAAGTGTTGTTTCTTAACACCTGTGATAATGATGTCTGGGTAAGACGCTCTGCTATGTCTATAGCCAGATTTGGTCATCAGATGGCAGCCGTAAAGGGGAAACTCTACGCCTTCTTAGGGATGTATGAGCCATTTTGTGACATTGAATCCTACGATCCTAAAGAAAATCAGTGGACCAGACTGAAACCTCTCCTGCAAGATCGCTTCTGCTACGGTTTGACAGTCACTCCAGGCGGATGTGTATTGATGTTCGGAGGTAGGCAGTGGCGAGATGGACAGGAAGTGTGTA GTGATGTGTTGGAGTACGACCCTGAATATGACAGCTGGAGAAAAGTGTATAAGCTGCCGCAACCGTTATGCGGAACTCAATGTGTCCAAATGAGTCTCCAAGAACTTATAGAGACatag
- the smpx gene encoding small muscular protein yields MSKQPTTNVKALQANLNIPMGALRPGAGHPVKRKDDTEEVPAVTPEEKKQLPGAVKLPGPAVNLSEIKNVKSELKWVTKD; encoded by the exons ATGTCTAAACAACCAACAACAAACGTGAAAGCTTTACag GCCAACCTCAATATTCCGATGGGAGCTCTGCGTCCGGGGGCGGGACATCCTGTAAAGAGGAAAGATGACACGGAGGAG GTACCGGCCGTCACtccagaagaaaagaaacaactTCCTGGTGCAGTGAAACTTCCAGGGCCAGCAGTTAACCTTTCTGAGATCAAGAATGTGAAAAGCGAGCTCAAATGGGTCACTAAAGACTAG
- the mbtps2 gene encoding membrane-bound transcription factor site-2 protease, with translation MIPVSVVVCVMGGWCSVYLMDTLLRSSSSKIRYESWLSSSGVSLSPFHIRWHTSLFNSLFARCARLNPLFLYIWFSAGMVFGVVAMFGSVLLLARTLLQTLAQMMAETPDGSHEQVLQVVVPGVNLPVSQLAYFFIAILVSGVIHEFGHGVAALREQVRLNGFGMFLFVIYPGAFVDLFTTHLNLISPIQQLRIFCAGVWHNFMLCVAAVCFLFLLPLLLFPFYYTGAGALVTEVVEGSPSSGPRGLFVGGLVTGLDECEVSSVDSWHSCIQQLSLRPPTGYCVRHHTLQLHHALGREFKRLDGTMECCGNNSLTDLCFYYTTQSNNKLFACLPARKTIQTSRTCRSNSDCETDVTPSVCVIPSLENQTHLIRVKHPPRDDMLFVGYMSHLQYSVSLTNFVPRLGFLHLDLPVMLETLCKYLVSLSGALAVVNAVPCFALDGQWMLNAFLEATLSSLLPEKSSRELVGFFILLGGSALLAANVALGLWMVTAR, from the exons ATGATCCCGGTGtcggtggtggtgtgtgtgatgggagGATGGTGCTCCGTTTATCTCATGGACACTCTGCTCAgg TCATCCAGCTCAAAGATCCGTTATGAATCGTGGCTCTCGTCCAGCGGTGTGTCTCTCTCGCCGTTCCACATCCGCTGGCACACCAGCCTCTTCAATTCACTCTTCGCCAGATGTGCACGTCTCAACCCCCTTTTCCTTTATATATG gttcAGTGCCGGGATGGTGTTCGGTGTCGTGGCCATGTTCGGCTCGGTGCTGCTGCTCGCTCGGACTCTGCTCCAGACTCTGGCTCAGATGATGGCCGAGACTCCGGATGGATCCCACGAGCAAGTACTCCAGGTGGTG gttcCGGGGGTAAATTTGCCGGTCAGTCAGTTGGCCTACTTCTTCATTGCTATTCTGGTCAGTGGAGTTATACACGAGTTTGGCCACGGGGTGGCAGCACTGAG ggAACAGGTGAGGCTGAACGGCTTTGGCATGTTCCTGTTCGTGATTTACCCCGGAGCGTTCGTGGATCTCTTCACCACTCACCTGAACCTCATCTCACCTATTCAGCAGCTACGTATCTTCTGCGCAG gtgtgtggcATAACTTCATGCTGTGTGTGGCAGCAGTGTGTTTCCTCTTCCTGTTGCCGCTCCTCCTCTTCCCATTCTACTACACCGGAGCTGGAGCGCTCgtcaccgaggtggtggag GGTTCTCCCTCCAGTGGCCCTCGTGGTCTGTTTGTTGGAGGTCTGGTGACAGGGTTGGACGAGTGTGAGGTCAGTAGCGTGGACTCCTGGCACTCCTGCATCCAGCAGCTTTCCCTCCGTCCCCCGACAGGATACTGCGTCCGCCACCACACCCTGCAGCTCCACCACGCCCTCGGCAGAG AGTTCAAGCGTCTGGATGGAACGATGGAGTGCTGTGGCAACAACAGCCTCACTGACCTCTGCTTCTACTACACCACACAGAGCAACAACAAACTG tttgcatgtttaCCCGCTCGGAAGACGATCCAGACGAGTCGTACATGTCGCAGTAACTCAGACTGTGAGACAGACGTGACCCCCAGCGTGTGTGTGATCCCGTCTCTGGAGAACCAGACGCATCTTATTCGGGTGAAACACCCCCCAAGGGACGACATGCTGTTCGTGGGCTACATGTCACACCTGCAGTACTCAG TGAGTCTCACTAACTTCGTCCCTCGACTCGGGTTTCTTCACCTTGACCTGCCGGTGATGCTGGAGACTCTGTGCAA GTACCTGGTGTCGTTATCTGGCGCTCTGGCGGTGGTGAACGCGGTGCCGTGCTTCGCTCTGGACGGTCAGTGGATGCTGAACGCCTTCTTGGAGGCCACGCTGAGTTCCCTGCTCCCGGAGAAGAGCAGCCGTGAGCTGGTGGGGTTCTTCATCCTGCTGGGGGGCAGCGCTCTGCTCGCCGCCAACGTCGCTCTCGGGCTATGGATGGTCACGGCTCGATAA